One genomic segment of Heptranchias perlo isolate sHepPer1 chromosome 3, sHepPer1.hap1, whole genome shotgun sequence includes these proteins:
- the LOC137310473 gene encoding tubulin beta-6 chain-like, with translation MREIVHIQAGQCGNQIGSKFWEVISDEHGIDPVGNYNGDSHLQLERINVYYNEAMSQKYVPRAILLDLEPGTMDSVRSGSLGQLFRPDNFIFGQTGAGNNWAKGHYTEGAELVDSVMDVVRKECENCDCLQGFQLTHSLGGGTGSGMGTLLISKIREEYPDRIMNTFSVMPSPKVSDTVVEPYNATLSVHQLVENTDETYCIDNEALYDICFRTLKLTTPTYGDLNHLVSSTMSGVTTSLRFPGQLNADLRKLAVNMVPFPRLHFFMPGFAPLTARGSQQYRTLSVSELTQQMFDAKNMMAACDPRHGRYLTVATVFRGPMSMKEIDEQMLAVQNKNSSYFVEWIPNNVKVAVCDIPPRGLKMSSTFIGNSTAIQELFKRISEQFSAMFHRKAFLHWFTGEGMDEMEFSEAESNMNDLVSEYQQYQDATADECEDFEEDEEEPDETQ, from the exons ATGCGTGAAATAGTCCATATACAGGCCGGACAGTGTGGAAACCAGATCGGAAGCAAG ttttggGAGGTGATTAGCGATGAACACGGGATCGATCCTGTGGGAAATTACAATGGAGACTCACATTTGCAACTGGAGAGAATCAATGTCTATTATAACGAAGCGATGT CACAGAAATATGTTCCCAGAGCGATCTTGTTGGACTTAGAGCCAGGGACGATGGACAGTGTTCGATCGGGTAGTTTAGGACAACTTTTTAGACCCGATAACTTCATTTTCG GACAAACAGGTGCAGGGAATAACTGGGCCAAAGGACACTACACAGAAGGTGCCGAACTTGTAGACTCGGTAATGGATGTTGTGAGAAAGGAATGTGAGAACTGTGACTGCCTCCAAGGGTTTCAACTCACTCATTCACTGGGAGGTGGCACAGGCTCTGGCATGGGGACCCTCCTGATCAGCAAAATCCGTGAAGAATATCCTGATAGAATTATGAACACGTTCAGCGTTATGCCATCTCCTAAAGTATCAGACACTGTAGTTGAGCCTTATAATGCCACCTTGTCTGTCCACCAGTTGGTTGAGAATACAGATGAAACTTACTGCATCGATAATGAGGCACTATATGATATTTGTTTCCGTACTTTAAAACTGACCACTCCGACATATGGGGATTTGAACCACCTAGTGTCTTCAACGATGAGTGGAGTGACAACTTCGCTACGTTTCCCCGGCCAGTTGAACGCAGATCTGAGGAAACTGGCTGTCAACATGGTGCCCTTCCCTCGATTGCACTTCTTTATGCCCGGCTTTGCCCCACTCACAGCCCGGGGCAGCCAACAGTACCGCACGCTATCGGTCTCTGAGCTCACCCAGCAGATGTTTGATGCCAAAAACATGATGGCCGCCTGCGACCCTCGTCACGGACGTTATCTGACAGTTGCTACTGTATTCCGAGGTCCCATGTCAATGAAGGAAATAGATGAGCAGATGCTTGCAGTCCAGAATAAGAACAGCAGCTACTTTGTGGAATGGATCCCCAACAACGTCAAAGTGGCCGTGTGCGATATTCCACCCCGTGGGCTCAAAATGTCCTCCACCTTTATAGGGAACAGCACGGCCATTCAGGAGCTCTTCAAACGGATCTCAGAACAGTTTTCAGCCATGTTCCACAGAAAGGCTTTCCTGCACTGGTTCACCGGGGAAGGAATGGACGAAATGGAATTTTCAGAAGCAGAGAGCAATATGAATGATCTAGTATCCGAGTACCAGCAGTACCAAGATGCTACAGCTGATGAATGCGAGGATTTTGAAGAGGATGAAGAAGAACCAGATGAGACTCAATGA